One Leopardus geoffroyi isolate Oge1 chromosome B1, O.geoffroyi_Oge1_pat1.0, whole genome shotgun sequence DNA window includes the following coding sequences:
- the LYAR gene encoding cell growth-regulating nucleolar protein: MVFFTCNACGESVKKVQVEKHVAICRNCECLSCIDCGKDFWGDDYKNHVRCISEEQKYGGKGYEGKTHKGDIKQQAWIQKINELIKRPNVSPKVRELLEQISGFDNVPRKKAKFQNWMKNSLKVHNESILEQVWSIFSEASGNEPVSKGQDRQPLKQGANPPGVELSTKVPASHTSDTPEKQAEVKKNKRERKEERQKNRKKEKKELKLEGHQENSRGQKPKKRKTGQEQEADQEAGGEAPGSAGKKSQSKGGKAKGAVDGARDAKEEQTQPPPGKRKKHADDEADTKKKKRKLSGHSEGGEPENHGAPAKGKFNWKGTIKALLKQAPDNEVAIKKLRKKVLAQYYAVTEEHHRSEEELLTIFNKKISKNPTFKLVKDKVKLLK, encoded by the exons atggtattttttacatGCAATGCATGCGGCGAATCTGTGAAGAAAGTGCAAGTGGAAAAGCACGTGGCCATTTGCCGAAACTGTGAGTGCCTGTCTTGTATTGACTGCGGTAAAGATTTCTG GGGTGACGACTACAAAAACCACGTGAGGTGCATCAGTGAAGAACAGAAGTATGGTGGCAAAGGTTACGAAGGTAAAACCCACAAAGGCGATATTAAGCAGCAGGCATGGATCCAG aaaatcaatgaattaataaaaagacCCAACGTGAGCCCCAAAGTGAGGGAACTTTTAGAGCAAATTAGTGGTTTTGACAACGTTCCCAGGAAAAAGGCGAAATTTCAG AACTGGATGAAGAACAGTTTAAAAGTTCATAATGAGTCCATTCTGGAGCAGGTGTGGAGTATCTTTTCTGAAGCTTCTGGCAAC GAACCGGTCAGTAAGGGGCAGGACCGACAGCCACTCAAGCAAGGGGCCAACCCGCCCGGCGTAGAACTTTCCACAAAGGTTCCAGCTTCCCACACAAGTGACACCCCAGAAAAGCAAGCAGAGgtgaagaagaataaaagagaaaggaaggaagaaaggcagaagaatagaaaaaaagagaagaaagaactaaaattaGAAGGCCACCAGGAGAATTCAAGGGGTCAGAAGCCTAAGAAGCGCAAAACAGGGCAAGAGCAAGAGGCCGAtcaggaggctggaggggaggccCCGGGCTCTGCAGGGAAGAAGAGCCAGAGCAAGGGGGGCAAGGCCAAGGGGGCGGTGGACGGAGCCAGAGACGCCAAGGAGGAGCAGACGCAGCCGCCGCCCGGGAAGAGAAAGAAGCACGCGGACG ATGAAGCAGataccaagaagaaaaagaggaagctctCAGGACATTCTGAGGGTGGAGAACCAGAAAACCACGGGGCTCCTGCAAAAG GTAAATTCAACTGGAAGGGAACTATTAAAGCACTTCTGAAACAGGCCCCGGACAACGAAGTAGCAATCAAAAAGCTAAGGAAAAAG GTTTTAGCTCAGTATTACGCGGTGACAGAGGAACACCACCGATCGGAAGAGGAGCTCCTGACCATCTTTAACAAGAAGATCAGCAAGAACCCCACCTTCAAGTTAGTAAAGGACAAAGTCAAGCttttgaaatga